A stretch of DNA from Roseovarius faecimaris:
ATATCCACGGCGTTCAGGAAATACCCGTTGGTAATGGTCACCGAATGGGTCTTGATCGTGCGCCAGGTCTGAAGCTCGCCCCAGTCCTTGTCGATCTCGATAAGCTTGTCCTTGAAGGGCGCATCCGCAACCGGGTCGAGCTTTTTCATCTTCCGGCCCGATTTGCGGAAGAGCGACGACATGCCGGTTTGTTCATAGTTGAGCCGCGTGCCAAGCCGCGTATGTTCCTTGGCCTCGATGGCCGCCACCATATCGGTGACAAAGGCGGTAAAGACAGGCTCATCGGGCAACTCACCACTATCAGCGTCCCAGTCCTGAAGCGCCTCGACCGTCAGCGGCAATGTATCGGCAACGATATTGTTCTCGACCGAGCGGAACAGCATCGACGCAATCGGCACGATGAAGGAAATCAGCACGAAGATCAGCAGCGGTGCAATCAGCATCAACGCGCGCATCTTCTGGTTTCGCAAGGAACGCGCGAGGCTTTGCTTCAGCGGCGTACCATCGGCGGCCAGCATCGGGCCGGATTGAGCTGCGTCACTCATGATGTCCCCATCGGTTTGTTTTTGGTGGGAAGGGGCCATAACAGCCCCTTCCGGAAATCAGAGGTAGGGTGCGTGATGTCACGCACCCCTTGATCGGCTTATTGCGCCAGCCACGCCTGGAATTTGGCGTCGATGTCGTCGCGGTAGTCGGCCCAGAACTCGTAGTTATAGAGGAAGGTCCGCTTCGCGTTTTCCGGATCGGTCGGCATATGCGGCGCCATGTCGATGCCCAGATCGGCATGCTGACCAACCAGCGGCGCCGAAGAGGCACGGGCCGGACCGTACGAGATGTACTTGGCCTGATCCGCCAGACGCTGGGTATCGGTGGCAAAGTAGATGTAGTCCAGCGCGCGCTGGGTACGCTCTTCGCTCAGGCCGGTCGGGATGATCCAGCCGTCAAGGTCGAACACCTGCGCGTCCCACAGCATGGCGACGGGCTGTTTCTGCTCTTCGATCACGCTGAACAGACGGCCGTTATAGGTCGAGCCCATAACAACTTCGCCATCGGCCAGAAGCTGCGGCGTGTCCGCACCGGCGTTCCACCAGATCACGTCACCCTTGATGGTGTCGAGCTTGGCCAGCGCCTGGTTTTGGCCTTCTTCGGTGGCCAGAACGTCATAGACATCCTCGAACGCCACGCCGTCACAGATCAGAGCCCATTCCATGTTATTGATCGGGCGCTTCTCAAGGCTGCGCTTGCCGGGATAGGTCTCGGTGTCGAACACGGCGCAGACATCGGTCGGCGGCGTGTCGCCCACCATGTCGGTGCGATAGCCGAAGGTGGTCGAGTACACGATCTGCGGAATGAAGCAGTCGGAAACCAGCAGGTCACCGAAATCTTCCGACGCAGGGGTGCCATCGGGCGCCGGGGCCAGCTGCGTATCCGCGTCGATTTCCATCGCCAGGCCTTCGTCGCACAGACGGATGGCGTCGGCGGCCACCACGTCAACCACATCCCAGGTGATGTTGCCGGCTTCGTTCATGGCGCGCAGTTTGGCCACGGCTTCGGCCGAGCTGTCATCGTTGATGATGGTCACACCGGTCTTTTCCGAATACGGATCATGATAGGCCAGCTTTTGCGACTTCGAATAGGCACCACCCCATGACACGATGGTCATTTCCTGGGCAGCCACCGCACCTGCGGCAACGGTCAGCGCCGTTGTGGCAAGCAGTGTTTTGGTGAGTTTCATTTCTCATCTCCCTAAGTTTACCCGTTACTCATAATCGGGGTCCCTGCCACGGGCTTCAGCCTCGGGACCCGCTGTTCATCGCACCTGATCAGGCAGGCGCGATATCTCGAAAATCTTTATGCATCCAGCGCCCGGCAGTCTTCCGGCTGCCAGCCGATCTCAAGCTGCGTGCCGGGTTCCAGCCGCACCTGATTGGGCGCGTTCCGGGTCTTGACGATAAACTCGTCATTGCCCGCCACCCTCAGCCGCGTCCGGAAAATGTCGCCCATATAGATGAACTCCAGCACCTCGGCCTTGACCGTGTGCGAGCCTTCCTTGAGCCGCGACTTGTCAAACTCCACGCGCTCGGGACGGATCGACACCTTGGTGCGCTCACCTGCTGCGGTGACATTGACCGGCGTACAGTCGATCAACTCGCCATCGTCAAGCTGCACAAGTGCAATACCATCCTTGATCTCTTTCACCGTGCCTTCCAGGGTGTTGTTTTCACCGATGAACTGCGCGACGAAACTGTTCTGCGGGTTCTCATACAGGACGTCGGGCGGGTCGATCTGCTGAATGCGGCCATCGTCAAACACCGCAACGCGGTCCGACATGGTCAGCGCCTCGGTCTGGTCGTGGGTCACATACACCGTCGTGATGCCCAGGCTATGCGCCAGATGGGTGATCTCGAACTGCATCTTCTCGCGCAGCTGCTTGTCGAGCGCGCCCAGCGGTTCGTCCATCAGCACCAGCTCCGGCTCGAACACCAGCGCCCGCGCCAGGGCGACCCGCTGTTGCTGACCGCCCGAAAGCTGCGCCGGGCGGCGCCCGCCAAAAGAGCCCATCTCCACCATGTCCAGCGCGCGCTTCACTTTGGCTTCGCGTTCGGATTTGCCGATCTTGCGCACTTCCAGAGGGAAGCTCAGGTTCTCGGCAATCGTCATATGCGGGAACAAGGCGTAGTTCTGGAACACCATGCCGATCCCGCGCTTATGCGGCGGGATGTTGTTGATGCTCACACCGTCGAGAAGGATCTTGCCGTGTGTGGCTGTCTCGAACCCCGCGAGCATCATCAGGCAGGTGGTCTTGCCCGAACCCGACGGGCCCAACATGGTCAGAAATTCGCCCTTCGGCATCGACAGGTTCAGGTCTTTGACGACCAGCGTTTCCCCGTCATAACTTTTCTGCACGCGCTCAAATTCAACGAATGCATCGTTGCTCAACGTATCCGGCAAATTAGACTCCCTGGTCTTTGTCGCGGGTTAGTCCCGCGTTCGCATGAGAATAAAGCGCCAAATTCAGCCGGATGCAAGCAGAGTGCGGCGTTTTCAGCTAAACTTGCGCCATTATCGGGCACATGAGCGGCAAGTGCTCTCGAATGCTCTCCAAATGGATAGGATTGATTCGTCACACCCTACCCCAACACGGCTGTTACGGCCTTGGCGGTCTTCGCAACGACCTCATCGGCCTCTTCGCGACTCAGGCAGAACGGTGGCGCAAAACCCAGGATATCCCCCTGCGGCATTGCCCGCGCGATCACCCCTTCACCGGCCAGCGCCGCAGCAATCCGCGGCCCCACCTTGTCGCCCGCATCAAAGAAGCTCCGGCTCTCCTTGTCCTTCACGAACTCCACGGCACACAGCATCCCCTCGCCGCGCACCTCGCCCACATGCGGATGCGCCTCCAGCGCCGCGCCCATCTGCGTGTTGAGATAGGCGCCCACCTCGCCCGCGTTCTGGATCAGGTTCAGCTCATCCAGCAGCTTGAGGTTGGCCACGCCTGCCGCCGCGCCTACGGGATGCGCCGAATAGGTCCAGCCATGGCCAATCGGGCCATTCTCATCGGTGCCCTGCTCCAGCACGCTCCACATCTTCTCGCTCACGATCGACCCGGACAGCGGCGCATAGGCCGAGGTCAGCCCCTTGGCGATGGTGATCAGGTCAGGCTTCAGCCCGTAATGCTCCGAGCCGAACATCGTGCCAAGGCGGCCAAACCCGGTGACCACCTCATCGGCGACGAGCAGGATATCGTGACGCTCCAGCACCTCCTGAATCGCCGCCCAGTATCCTTCCGGCGGCGGCACGATCCCGCCCGTGCCCAGCACCGGCTCACCGATGAAAGCGGCAATCGTATCCGCTCCCTCGCGTGCGATCAGCGCCTCCAGCTCGGCCACGCAATGCGCCACGAACTGCGCTTCGCTCTGCCCCAAATCGGCACGGCGGAAGTAATACGGGGCCTCGGTATGGATCACCTGGCTCAGCGGCAGATCGAATTTCTTGTGAAACAGCTCCAGCCCGGTCAGCGATCCGGTCATCAGCCCCGAGCCGTGATAGCCCCGCCAGCGGCTGATGATCTTCTTCTTCTCGGGCCGTCCGAGGATGTTGTTGTAATACCAGATCAGCTTGATGTTGGTCTCGTTCGCATCCGACCCGGAAAGACCGAAATAGACCTTGCTCATATGCCCCGGCGCGCGGTCGAGGATCATCTTGGCCAGCGTGATGGAGGCCTCGGTTCCGTGCCCGACATAGGCGTGGTAATAGGCCAGCTCCTTCGCCTGCTCGGCCATCGCCTCGGCAATGTCCTGACGGCCATAGCCCACATTCACACAATACAGCCCGGCAAAGGCATCGAGCATCCGGTTGCCGTCGCGGTCCTCGATATGACAGCCCGTGCCGCCGGTGATCACCCTTTGCGCCAGTTCACCCCGCGCGAATTCCGCCAGATGCGTGGAGGGATGAAAGAAATTATCACGGTCCCATTGCTCCAACTGGTCATTTCTCAGCATCTGCCTGCCCCTTTTCATCATCTGGTGAGTCGTCCGCGCGACCATGCCCCGAAGCGCGCAGCCTGTGGTTCTGAATTTGCACAGCTTGGCAGAAGATTCTTCTGTTCTTTATCCGATCAAAACCTCAAAGGGCGGCCCGCCGGGCCCTTTCACAGGCTTGGTCACCACATAGGTGAAATACCGCGCCAGCCCCACATCGGCATCCAGCAGCGTATCCATCAGCACCTGATAGGCATCAATATCGCGGGTGATCACCTGCATGAGATAGTCAAACCCGCCGCCCAGCGCCCAACAGGCCGTGACCTCCGGCACGCGTTCAATATGCCGCTCGAACACCCGAAAGGCCTGCGCCGTGTGGTCGGTCAGTTCCACCGTCACGAAAACGGTGATCGCGGGCCCGAGCTTTTTCAGCGCGATCCGCGCGCCGTAGCCTTCGATCAGCCCCGCGCGCTCCAGCCTCCGCACCCGTTCCCAGCAGGGGCTGGCTGACAAGCCCACCTTCGCCGCCAGATCGGCATTCGTGATCCGCCCGTCCCCGGACAGGACCTTGAGAATGGCGATATCCCGTGCATCCAGCTTCATGGACTAGAGCTTGGCACAATCCTGGAGGAAGGGCAGCCGCTTTTGCATCCGCGCCACCTCATCCAGCGCGATGTCGGCCAGGATCACGCCTTCCTCGTCGCCCATCGCCGCGATGTCCCGGCCATCCGGCCCCACGATGCGGCTGCCGCCAAAATAGCGCGCTCCGTTTTCCTCTCCGGCGTGATCGGCATAGGCCAGGTAAATCCCGTTCTCATAGGCCCGCGCGCCCACGACCCGCTCGGCCACCATGCCCCAATCCGCGCCCAGCGCCGTCGGCACCAGCAAAAGCTGTGCACCGCCCTGTGCCGCCTGTCGGCCGCTTTCGGGAAACTCAACCTCGTAACAGATCACCATCGCCACGCGCCACGCGCCCAACTCGGCAAAAGTGACCGCTTCGCCGGTCCCAAAAGCCTCCACTTCAAAACTTCCCGGCGACGGCAACCGCTTGCGATGATTGGCCAGAAGCCGCCCCTGCGCAT
This window harbors:
- a CDS encoding extracellular solute-binding protein, which codes for MKLTKTLLATTALTVAAGAVAAQEMTIVSWGGAYSKSQKLAYHDPYSEKTGVTIINDDSSAEAVAKLRAMNEAGNITWDVVDVVAADAIRLCDEGLAMEIDADTQLAPAPDGTPASEDFGDLLVSDCFIPQIVYSTTFGYRTDMVGDTPPTDVCAVFDTETYPGKRSLEKRPINNMEWALICDGVAFEDVYDVLATEEGQNQALAKLDTIKGDVIWWNAGADTPQLLADGEVVMGSTYNGRLFSVIEEQKQPVAMLWDAQVFDLDGWIIPTGLSEERTQRALDYIYFATDTQRLADQAKYISYGPARASSAPLVGQHADLGIDMAPHMPTDPENAKRTFLYNYEFWADYRDDIDAKFQAWLAQ
- a CDS encoding ABC transporter ATP-binding protein; translation: MPDTLSNDAFVEFERVQKSYDGETLVVKDLNLSMPKGEFLTMLGPSGSGKTTCLMMLAGFETATHGKILLDGVSINNIPPHKRGIGMVFQNYALFPHMTIAENLSFPLEVRKIGKSEREAKVKRALDMVEMGSFGGRRPAQLSGGQQQRVALARALVFEPELVLMDEPLGALDKQLREKMQFEITHLAHSLGITTVYVTHDQTEALTMSDRVAVFDDGRIQQIDPPDVLYENPQNSFVAQFIGENNTLEGTVKEIKDGIALVQLDDGELIDCTPVNVTAAGERTKVSIRPERVEFDKSRLKEGSHTVKAEVLEFIYMGDIFRTRLRVAGNDEFIVKTRNAPNQVRLEPGTQLEIGWQPEDCRALDA
- a CDS encoding aspartate aminotransferase family protein; the encoded protein is MLRNDQLEQWDRDNFFHPSTHLAEFARGELAQRVITGGTGCHIEDRDGNRMLDAFAGLYCVNVGYGRQDIAEAMAEQAKELAYYHAYVGHGTEASITLAKMILDRAPGHMSKVYFGLSGSDANETNIKLIWYYNNILGRPEKKKIISRWRGYHGSGLMTGSLTGLELFHKKFDLPLSQVIHTEAPYYFRRADLGQSEAQFVAHCVAELEALIAREGADTIAAFIGEPVLGTGGIVPPPEGYWAAIQEVLERHDILLVADEVVTGFGRLGTMFGSEHYGLKPDLITIAKGLTSAYAPLSGSIVSEKMWSVLEQGTDENGPIGHGWTYSAHPVGAAAGVANLKLLDELNLIQNAGEVGAYLNTQMGAALEAHPHVGEVRGEGMLCAVEFVKDKESRSFFDAGDKVGPRIAAALAGEGVIARAMPQGDILGFAPPFCLSREEADEVVAKTAKAVTAVLG
- a CDS encoding Lrp/AsnC family transcriptional regulator, which produces MKLDARDIAILKVLSGDGRITNADLAAKVGLSASPCWERVRRLERAGLIEGYGARIALKKLGPAITVFVTVELTDHTAQAFRVFERHIERVPEVTACWALGGGFDYLMQVITRDIDAYQVLMDTLLDADVGLARYFTYVVTKPVKGPGGPPFEVLIG
- a CDS encoding carbon-nitrogen hydrolase family protein, whose product is MKLGIYQCRAAGRSRAERLDRLEQELEGRALDLLVCPELFASGYNVGADLERLAEAPDGPFGQAVAALARRQGCAIAFGYPERAEDVIYNAAVLYDAQGRLLANHRKRLPSPGSFEVEAFGTGEAVTFAELGAWRVAMVICYEVEFPESGRQAAQGGAQLLLVPTALGADWGMVAERVVGARAYENGIYLAYADHAGEENGARYFGGSRIVGPDGRDIAAMGDEEGVILADIALDEVARMQKRLPFLQDCAKL